The following coding sequences lie in one Arachis ipaensis cultivar K30076 chromosome B05, Araip1.1, whole genome shotgun sequence genomic window:
- the LOC107644495 gene encoding uncharacterized protein LOC107644495: protein MAGGMEAHKNKHIEDWGAARENLELNFRWTRRNFALVGIFGIAIPILVYKGIVREFHMQDEDNGRPYRKFM, encoded by the exons ATGGCTGGAGGAATGGAAGCACACAAGAACAAGCACATAGAGGATTGGGGCGCCGCTAGGGAGAATCTCGAGTTGAATTTCCGCTGGACCCGCCGCAACTTCGCTCTCGTCGGAATCTTCGGCATCGCCATTCCCATCCTCGTCTACAAAGGCATCGTCCGTGAATTT CATATGCAAGATGAAGATAACGGCAGACCGTACAGGAAGTTCATGTGA